TTGGACGTTAAATCAAACCAACTGCATAATTACGGTTCGAAGGAAAGTGATACTAAAGTAAATCCTTTTATAGTCAAGAACCCAcaaagccaaatattttttttttttcccgtttgATTaggtataatttttttctttcttctttcacttATTTGTCTCCAACTTTAACAATTTCATGACACTCACAACAGTTCATATATTCacacaaaatgaaaatcaaacctaATTCAACAAGTTACTTTATATGTGGATGGTAAAACTAATTAACAAAATCAATAATTGATATAATGCCGTTTTGCAATTCGGCTTAGTTTCAGAAAAAGTTGAAACCAAATCAAACCTCATAAAAcagttcaatttgatttgtgaaccatttttttttcgaaacagTATTCTTATACTAAACTGAACTGCCAAAAAAAACTTGGTTGGATTTggtttaattatttcttttgaggtaaaatagttttttattattttatttccgaACAAAGCAAATGTTCATATGTATTATCtatttatatttgtaaaatattataccgaattagatttttttttaaagcaagcGATCTTGAGGTTATTGACATCAATATATTGATTTGATGTCATTTATGTAATAAAAAAGTCACTTATCGTGTCATCTgaaaaaacacttttttataAGAATCATATATGGTTTGCTTATATCTATTGGAATTGTTCTTATAGTGTTAATAAGGAAACTTGTCTCATGCAAGACATTGACTCTCATGACTTTGCTCAGACATCACCCATCATGTATTTGGGAGTGAATGTAGTGGTAGCAACACCAAAGATCAATGGTAGCAATGAAGTAGGTTGAAATTACATCGACTTCAAGAGATTTGtatgtgagattgattgcgttaATTCGTTTCCTAATGAGATGTTCCTGTTTTTGTATATATACTTCAAAGACGTGTAAGAGCTGTGGTAATAAAATTACAATTCGCATTGGACAAGAAGCCCTAAATAATTGGGCCAGCTTTCAAAGGAAAATCTGTGTTGGCCCATTAATGTGATCAGCGCTGAAAAAGCCTTCAAGGGGAAGAATTTAGTGTATCACCTGTTTGCCTGAGAGGCCGAAGGAGGATTTGGTCTGGGAAAAGATAATTCGTGCTATTTATGATTGCAAGCGTCGTAGAGTGGCAAGCCAACAAATtaagaagggaaaagaacagAACCAGACAAGAACCACACAAAACTAAGGTGGTTTTGCGCCTCAGCTCGACATCGGCAGGATATGGGCATTCAACACTCATTCAACGCTCTCGCCACATGTTTCGAAGGGAAAAGGAAGCCACGTACGTAATTCTGTTCCAAGAAATTCCTTCCCCAACCAAGTTGGGCATTTTTGACAGAGATATGACACAATCTATGGATATCGGCTCATCACAAAGTCTGAGCTCAGGTTTCATAAGTTCTTAGCTTATCATTTGAACAGCCCATGTGCTCAATTCTATTCTAATAGAGTCGAAAGGGGACACAGGAATTTACAGTTTCACTGTGCTGGCTAGCATGAAAGCCTTGTACACGATGCACCTGACCAAATCAAGACCACCCAATGCGTCCTAAAGCTCTTTCACCATGCCTTCGGATAACAAATCAACACCTTGTTCCTTAGCTGTAGTAACTGCAGACCATGACCTTGAAATCCTCAAAAACCCTCTGAAAGAGTGCCCCTTCGGTATATCAAGTGGCAATGGCTCGCCTTCGCATCCCAACCCCACACTCTCAAATGGGAAAGGGAGTTTCTTTTAACAATCAATTAAGAACTTTATGCTGGGGTCCCAAAAGGGCAGTGTAGTTTCGTGGAAGTTTTTCATGATCGGATCATGTGTAGGGCTCACTTCAAGATCATTGTAGCACCGCACTGCAATCACGCCTCCCAGCTTCCGGGGCAGACGAGTCACGAGGGAGTATAAATTGGGGAGGTCAAACCAGTGCACTGCTTGAGCCACCGTAATAAAATTTACTGAATTTTCGCCTCCAATTAAGCTCACGATTTCGTCCTCAGGGTGTGAATGCAGCGGACCCTAAATGCTGCATCACacattttatacttatccaaatgattttttttcccctcaaagCAACTCATTCAAATGATTCACAAGACACAGAAAAAGAGACTGCATTTCCACAGTATTTGTATACTACTTGTTTACCTAATAAATCGACGAGCAAAGGTGAGCCGGTCCTTAGCGAACCTTAAAATCCTCTCCCAAGCCCATCCAAGCCTGGACAGCCTGGTGGGTTGCCAGGCATCATCTTAGCCAATTCCAAAAGTCACAACCAATCTCTCCCCTCTGTTCACCATGGATTTTATCAACTATTCACCTTTCAAGTTCAGCACAGAACTAACCTCCACCGTCAACGACCGACCTAGGACTGGGTGCTCAGTGCAATTCCAGCAGTTACTTCGTGAAATTTCACGTAAAGTTCCAACATTTCGAATTAATCTAAGTTTCTACCTACGCCACTGGAACGCTTCGATTCTTTCCACATCACCGTGCCATGTCTCCACTCGAGCCAATCCGTTCAGCTCAAATCCACAACCCTCACTTTCGCTAATCAAATGATCGTAGGAGAAACAAACAGAACCGCAAAGTGCAAAAACAATCCAGAAACGAAGAAGAGAAAGCGATTATCACACAGAGGGATGCTCACTGGTAGTGGGAATCAGCGGACTCGTTGAGCAAATCGGCGAACTTCTCCCCCAAGAGATTCCTCTGCTCCTCCTCCGCGCCCACCTGCTTCCCGCCCCTCTCCGACCTCGAGCCGTCGCCGCCTCCGATCCACCCTTCGTCCTCGTTTTCCCAGTGGATCCTCGTCCACCTCCGGCGGCGGCCGCCGCTCCTGTGGGCCCTGCGTCGCGGAAACCCGCAGGCGGCGGCCGCGGCGACGTCCCGGAACGCCCACGCCGGTCCCGCCCCCGCGCGGTGCCTgcgacggcggcggaggcggcggcgcaTCTCTCCGGCCGGCGAAGAGGGAGAACGAGGCCTGGGAGGTGGAGCTGTCGAAGCCATGGCGCGAATGAGCCATGGCGTTTtcgattttccatttttggacGGGAGTCGAGAGGTCGAGGTTTTTTGTTCGATCGTGTGGCGGAGGTGGAGCTTGGAAACCTGCGTGCTTCTCACGTGACTTCCATTCCCTTCTTTATCCCTATAAATTCACAATTTGGcttttaattccgaaaaatgtgaaaaaccaACTTATAGAATCACtcgtgcatttttttttttttgaatcttgGCCAACgttatattcaaattttcaaaaattatgaaaaaaaaaaaatgattctatATGTCAACTTACTTTCATTTCTGTGAAAGTTTATGTGTTTCGAATTTATAAAAGGTTAAAATGTGTGAGCTATAATATTTAGATTacgcaaaaaataaaaataaaatttgacttATACTGGCAAGAAATTATCATTAAGAAAATATGGacttctatcttttcttatgacaACACTTGACATGCtttaaagaatttaagaatCTCAAATGTATTGACAATGTATGTGATAGATGGAGTAATTAAGTGTGCCTTCTTTGGTAGCTAGCCTTGATGACCTTTGCACTAGATGATTTATTTTCTACACATAGTAGGAGGAGTCTgattaatttcccaaaattaactTTTGGAAAGGTGTTTTTGACTTTTATAATTCATTATGAGTATCATCTGAAAAGTCATAACTcttcaaaaataacttttaggaaGCATGCTCAATTTCAAGATCGCTATAAGTATAATTAAggtttcctttctttatatGATCTGAAAATATAATCTGGCTACTTACtacattttcaattatgttgCTATAATTATATAGTCTACCTTTTTTTCAAATGGACCTTGTTTTTTCTAACATGACTTGAGAGATCAATGTACATATAGcaaaataaagtctcaaaataTAGTCACACAGTGATGTGCTTTGTTGCTTAACCCTCGATGATTATGGTTTAAATTAGACTATCGTTTAAAGATGgagaaattttataattaagttTGAACTTGGGCCTTCAAATGTAAAGTTTCTATGATTAGAAATACAATAAAAGAGACAATTTTATCCTGACACAGTTAGAGCGGTATGATAGACGTATGAATTTAAGTAATTTCGAGCCATACGATGTCACTGATTTGAACATTTACGTGGGACGACTCAAACTGGGATTCACCGCCGCATGGCCACAAATTACAAGAGCAAATGAACAGACAAAGAATTTCTGAGGAATTGAATAGAACCAACAGATCAGAAGAAAACCGATGACCGGGCATGGAGAGGGGCCGACGATGACGGGCCGATCCGGCCCAAATCCCGTGACTGGCCCGACCTAAGCATAGACCCGCATCGAGCAGCGCTGCTGGTTATGGCGGTGAacctcactctctctctacGTTTTCGAGACTGGCATTCTGCTCCTCGCGCCACCGAAGTCCGACGAAGAGATCGATCAAATCGCAGCCAATTCGAATCGAACCCAGTAAGTGATTTCCTCCGATTGGCATTCGATTTCGGCCCCATCAATTACTCTTGCCATTTTCTTGCCAAAGCATTCGTGTCAATCGAAATCGAGCTTCGCTCCAGCTTCTAATCATCGGATTTCCAGCTTAAAGATCGAGCTTTTTTATCTGTTTGATATGTTTGGGGTCATGTGGGTTGTTGAATTTGATACGTTCGATGCCGCTTCTTGTTGCTTTGATTTGGCCTTGGAGTGGATGTGATATATATGCTTGGCTCTTTCTTGTTATGCTTGAATTTTGTTTAGCAATTTGGAGGAAACTGGTCTATGCTATTTGAAGTTTTCTTGTGCATACATAGAGGCTCTGTGGTAGAAGCTATAGAGAAAGTGATCAATGTGAGCTATGCGGTTGCTGAAGTTTCGGAGATGAAgatgttttggttttttctctGTTTGGTAACCCCCATTTTTGCAATCCCGGGACAAAGATGCGatagaaatgacaaaaaacgAGACCCCGCTAGAGACAGTTGCAGGATCATATGTTTAGATGATCTTTCGGTTTTGTTTTCTCATATTCATAATCAACTTAACCAAGTCTCATTCTATCTGGTCGGGGTTGGCTTATAAATCCTTTTCACACTGTTCCGCGATAGTTTAAGGTCTAGTCCTTCATGCTAAGCCAAAAAGTCTGGTATTTTATGGGGCATATGTTCCCTCTggtactttcttttttcccctgtTTATACTGTAGGTAGTCCTCTTGTTCTTGCAGGCCTCAGGACATTCAATTTGGTTGTAGTCCTTTGTTTCTCACCTTGTTGCCTACAGTGATTTTTAAATGCATTCCTTTCTTCACTATCCACTCGTATGGTTTCTCAGACCTCAGCATTGGACAGCATCAGGGGCAACATGAATATCACCAGTTTTTCTTATTAGGTTTACTGTTTTTAACTTATCATCTATCCATTGTGAGAAGGTCCGTGCTATTTTGGGGCATCCAATGCATTGCTTATGAAAATTAATGGTAAAATGATTCATGACAGTGGATCTAGAAGATGAAGCTGGAGCAGCTGAGAATTCTGGTGGAGTGGAATTGGTAGATTGTGAAGGAGATCCTATAGTGGAGCCATGTGAGGGTATGGAATTTGACTCTGAAGACGCTGCCAAGATCTTTTACGACGAGTATGCTCGAAGAGTGGGATTTGTAATGCGTGTGATGTCTTGCCGCCGTTCTGAAAGAGATGGCAAGATTCTAGCTCGTCGACTTGGATGCAATAAGGAGGGTTACTGTGTTAGTATACGAGGTAAATTTGGACCAGTTAGGAAGCCAAGAGCAAGCACTAGGAAGGTTGCAAGGCTATGATTCATGTAAAGGTTGATAGATCTGGAAAATGGGTGATCACAAAATTCGTAAAGGAACATAACCATCCACTCGTCATCTCTCCACGCGAAGCTCGTCAAACAATGGTCAGTTTTGCCCATCTTACTTACTTCACATGACTGATCTGTTGCATGATACCTTGATTCTCCAAGTGCTCTCGATCTCTCTATTAGTTATTGAAAGAATAAAGATGGACttgcatatttgatttattCCTCTTACTATAAGATACTGTATAATCTTTGAGAGTTGGCATGAGGAAAGCATCTTTCAAGAGTTTGCCTCTGCAACTTAAAAGTGGATTTTGTGAGTGAAAAGGATGGCCTTATACTTGAGAAGCAAAGAAATGACTTTTGTCCCTCTACTGCTTTTGTTAATTCCTGTTGTCTAATGCATGGCCTCCCGATAGTACAGTTAAGGCAAAAGATTCATAATCGTGCTTTTGGCATCTCTACTCACTGTTAAGGCCAGCTTTGTCAAAAGATATTGCTCTATATGTCTTTTGGGAGTTACTTTTAATTCTTTGATAATTGTTAGTATGGTGTTATGGTAAAC
This region of Eucalyptus grandis isolate ANBG69807.140 chromosome 8, ASM1654582v1, whole genome shotgun sequence genomic DNA includes:
- the LOC104451664 gene encoding LOW QUALITY PROTEIN: uncharacterized protein LOC104451664 (The sequence of the model RefSeq protein was modified relative to this genomic sequence to represent the inferred CDS: substituted 2 bases at 2 genomic stop codons), translating into MASTAPPPRPRSPSSPAGEMRRRLRRRRRHRAGAGPAWAFRDVAAAAACGFPRRRAHRSGGRRRRWTRIHWENEDEGWIGGGDGSRSERGGKQVGAEEEQRNLLGEKFADLLNESADSHYHESEGCGFELNGLARVETWHGDGPLHSHPEDEIVSLIGGENSVNFITVAQAVHWFDLPNLYSLVTRLPRKLGGVIAVRCYNDLEVSPTHDPIMKNFHETTLPFWDPSIKFLIDCXKKLPFPFESVGLGCEGEPLPLDIPKGHSFRGFLRISRSWSAVTTAKEQGVDLLSEGMVKELXDALGGLDLVRCIVYKAFMLASTVKL
- the LOC104447659 gene encoding LOW QUALITY PROTEIN: protein FAR1-RELATED SEQUENCE 5 (The sequence of the model RefSeq protein was modified relative to this genomic sequence to represent the inferred CDS: inserted 1 base in 1 codon), with protein sequence MDLEDEAGAAENSGGVELVDCEGDPIVEPCEGMEFDSEDAAKIFYDEYARRVGFVMRVMSCRRSERDGKILARRLGCNKEGYCVSIRGKFGPVRKPRASTXEGCKAMIHVKVDRSGKWVITKFVKEHNHPLVISPREARQTMDEKDKKIQELTAELRNKKRLCAAYQEQLTAFVKIVEEHNDQLSKKVQSVVNNIRKYEPVDPGLMRRS